One Streptomyces coeruleorubidus DNA segment encodes these proteins:
- a CDS encoding putative leader peptide, with amino-acid sequence MPGTGIALVSRRHVDLGRMSSSICPAR; translated from the coding sequence ATGCCTGGAACTGGGATTGCCTTGGTGAGTCGACGCCACGTCGACCTCGGCCGCATGTCCAGCTCCATCTGTCCGGCGCGCTGA
- a CDS encoding ABC transporter ATP-binding protein gives MATTLAKAADGTETATHAARIAHVSKSFPGPAGQQLVLDDITLDVAPGEFVTLLGASGCGKSTLLNLVAGLDRPSAGDITTDGRPALMFQEHALFPWLSAGKNIELALKLRGVPKAERRERAEELLELVRLKGAHRKRVHELSGGMRQRVAMARALAQESKLLLMDEPFAALDAITRDVLHDELTRIWRETQLSVLFVTHNVREAVRLAQRVVLLSSRPGRIAREWSVDIEHPRRIEDTAVAELSVEITEELRGEIRRHGQH, from the coding sequence ATGGCCACGACCCTCGCCAAGGCCGCCGACGGCACCGAGACGGCCACCCACGCCGCCCGGATCGCCCACGTCTCGAAGTCGTTCCCGGGCCCCGCCGGGCAGCAGCTCGTCCTGGACGACATCACCCTCGATGTCGCCCCCGGCGAGTTCGTCACCCTCCTGGGGGCCTCGGGCTGCGGCAAGTCCACCCTGCTCAACCTGGTGGCCGGCCTGGACCGGCCCTCGGCCGGCGACATCACCACCGACGGCCGCCCGGCGCTGATGTTCCAGGAGCACGCGCTCTTCCCGTGGCTGAGTGCGGGCAAGAACATCGAACTCGCCCTGAAGCTCCGGGGCGTGCCGAAGGCGGAGCGCCGGGAGCGGGCCGAGGAACTGCTCGAACTCGTCCGCCTCAAGGGCGCCCACCGCAAGCGCGTGCACGAACTGTCCGGCGGGATGCGCCAGCGCGTGGCGATGGCGCGTGCGCTCGCGCAGGAGAGCAAGCTGCTGCTGATGGACGAGCCGTTCGCCGCGCTCGACGCCATCACCCGCGATGTGCTGCACGACGAGCTGACCCGTATCTGGCGCGAGACGCAGTTGTCCGTCCTGTTCGTCACGCACAACGTGCGCGAGGCCGTCCGCCTCGCCCAGCGTGTGGTGCTGCTGTCCTCCCGCCCGGGTCGCATCGCCCGCGAGTGGAGCGTGGACATCGAGCACCCGCGCCGCATCGAGGACACCGCCGTGGCGGAGCTGTCCGTCGAGATCACCGAAGAACTGCGTGGGGAGATCCGCCGTCATGGCCAGCACTGA
- a CDS encoding ABC transporter permease yields MASTDSTTVAKDGSDLAGLEAGLDALETVQTGRKPFRQTFTEKILPPVLAVALVLAAWQALVSFKIVDDPTKLPAPSAVWDVVHTAWLQGELLGYIWTSVSRGLLGFCFALIIGTPLGLLVARVKFIRAALGPILSGLQSLPSVAWVPPAVIWLGLNNSMMYAVILLGAVPSIANGLVSGVDQVSPLFLRAGRTLGATGLKHTWHIVLPAALPGYVAGLKQGWAFSWRSLMAAEIIASFPDLGVGLGQLLENGRNASDMAMVFEAILLILIVGIAIDLLIFSPLERWVLRNRGLLVKS; encoded by the coding sequence ATGGCCAGCACTGATTCGACGACCGTCGCCAAGGACGGCAGCGATCTCGCCGGACTGGAGGCCGGCCTCGACGCGCTGGAGACGGTGCAGACCGGCCGCAAGCCGTTCCGGCAGACCTTCACCGAGAAGATCCTGCCGCCCGTCCTCGCCGTCGCCCTCGTCCTGGCCGCCTGGCAGGCCCTGGTCTCCTTCAAGATCGTCGACGACCCCACGAAGCTGCCCGCGCCGTCGGCGGTGTGGGACGTCGTCCACACCGCATGGCTCCAGGGCGAACTGCTCGGCTACATCTGGACCAGCGTCTCGCGCGGCCTGCTCGGCTTCTGCTTCGCGCTGATCATCGGCACCCCCCTGGGCCTGCTCGTGGCCCGCGTGAAATTCATCCGCGCGGCCCTCGGCCCGATCCTGTCCGGCCTGCAGTCCCTGCCCTCGGTCGCCTGGGTCCCCCCGGCGGTCATCTGGCTGGGCCTGAACAACTCGATGATGTACGCGGTGATCCTGCTCGGCGCGGTGCCGTCCATCGCCAACGGCCTGGTCTCGGGCGTCGACCAGGTGTCGCCGCTCTTCCTCCGCGCGGGCCGCACCCTCGGCGCGACCGGCCTGAAGCACACCTGGCACATCGTCCTCCCGGCCGCCCTGCCCGGCTACGTCGCCGGTCTGAAGCAGGGCTGGGCCTTCTCCTGGCGCTCCCTGATGGCCGCCGAGATCATCGCCTCCTTCCCCGACCTCGGCGTCGGCCTCGGCCAGCTCCTGGAAAACGGCCGCAACGCCAGCGACATGGCCATGGTCTTCGAAGCGATCCTCCTCATCCTCATCGTCGGCATCGCCATCGACCTGCTCATCTTCAGCCCGCTGGAGCGGTGGGTGCTGCGCAACCGCGGCCTGCTGGTGAAGAGCTGA
- a CDS encoding aliphatic sulfonate ABC transporter substrate-binding protein produces MPASSVLRRSFAVLAALPLLTLAACGYGSQPKDDGAAKIAAGAKKIEGLDTVKIGYFDNLTHGTALVGMRKGFFQKALGATRVEPAIFNAGPSEIEALNSGSIDIGWIGPSPAINGYVKSDGKNLRIIGGSASGGVKLVVNPDKIKSLKDVKGKRIATPQLGNTQDVAFLNWAADQGWKIDPQSGKGDVTVVRSDNKVTPDAYKSGSIDGAWVPEPTASKLVAEGGKVLLDEASLWPDKKFVITNIIVRQDFLKKHPKVVEAVLKGSVETNKWINAHPDEAKAAANEQLADSSGKALPADVLDPAWKSIQFTDDPLASTLNTEAEHAVKAGLLEKPDLKGIYDLAPLNKVLKAEGEPTVDDAGLGVS; encoded by the coding sequence GTGCCTGCATCATCCGTTCTGCGCCGATCCTTCGCGGTGCTGGCCGCGCTGCCCCTGCTCACGCTGGCCGCGTGCGGCTACGGCTCCCAGCCCAAGGACGACGGCGCGGCGAAGATCGCCGCCGGGGCGAAGAAGATCGAGGGTCTCGACACCGTCAAGATCGGTTACTTCGACAACCTGACCCACGGCACCGCGCTCGTGGGCATGCGGAAGGGCTTCTTCCAGAAGGCCCTCGGCGCCACCAGGGTCGAGCCCGCGATCTTCAACGCGGGGCCCTCCGAGATCGAGGCCCTCAACTCCGGCTCCATCGACATCGGCTGGATCGGCCCCTCCCCGGCGATCAACGGCTACGTCAAGTCCGACGGCAAGAACCTGCGCATCATCGGTGGTTCGGCGTCCGGCGGTGTGAAGCTGGTGGTCAACCCGGACAAGATCAAGTCGCTGAAGGACGTCAAGGGCAAGCGGATCGCGACCCCGCAGCTCGGCAACACCCAGGACGTGGCGTTCCTCAACTGGGCCGCCGACCAGGGCTGGAAGATCGACCCGCAGAGCGGCAAGGGTGACGTCACGGTCGTCCGCAGCGACAACAAGGTCACCCCGGACGCCTACAAGTCCGGCTCGATCGACGGTGCCTGGGTGCCGGAGCCGACCGCGTCGAAGCTGGTCGCCGAGGGCGGCAAGGTGCTCCTCGACGAGGCGTCGCTGTGGCCGGACAAGAAGTTCGTGATCACGAACATCATCGTGCGCCAGGACTTCCTGAAGAAGCACCCGAAGGTCGTCGAGGCCGTGCTCAAGGGCTCGGTCGAGACCAACAAGTGGATCAACGCCCACCCCGATGAGGCGAAGGCGGCAGCGAACGAGCAGCTGGCGGACTCTTCCGGCAAGGCGCTGCCCGCCGATGTGCTGGACCCGGCGTGGAAGTCGATCCAGTTCACCGACGACCCGCTGGCCTCCACCCTCAACACCGAGGCGGAGCACGCCGTGAAGGCCGGGCTGCTGGAGAAGCCGGATCTGAAGGGCATCTACGACCTCGCGCCGCTGAACAAGGTCCTCAAGGCCGAGGGCGAGCCCACGGTCGACGACGCCGGTCTCGGCGTCAGTTAA
- a CDS encoding nitrite/sulfite reductase — MAATPQKPAAATPRRKVSRHRGEGQWAAGHHTPLNGNEQFKKDDDGLNVRTRIETIYSKRGFDSIDPNDLRGRMRWWGLYTQRRPGIDGGKTAVLEPEELDDEYFMLRVRIDGGRLTTQQLRVIGEISQEFARGTADITDRQNVQYHWIRIEDVPEIWNRLEAVGLSTTEACGDTPRVVIGSPVAGIAEDEIIDGSSAIDEIHRRYIGSKEFSNLPRKFKTAISGSPLLDVAHEINDVAFVGVHHPEHGPGFDLWVGGGLSTNPKIGVRLGAWVPLTEVPDVWAGVIGIFRDYGYRRLRTRARLKFLVADWGAEKFRQVLEDEYLGRQLVDGPAPEQPVQQWRDHIGVHRQKDGRFYVGFAPRVGRVDGATLTKIADLAQAHGSGRVRTTVEQKMIVLDVEEDKVESLVEGLEALDLTARPSSFRRGTMACTGIEFCKLAIVETKQRGSQLIDELERRMPDFDEPITINLNGCPNACARIQVADIGLKGQLVVNDKGEQVEGYQVHLGGALGLEAGFGRKVRGLKVTSEELPDYVERVLKRFQAEREDGERFAAWAARASEEALS, encoded by the coding sequence ATGGCCGCCACCCCGCAGAAGCCTGCCGCCGCGACTCCCCGCCGCAAGGTGAGCCGTCACCGCGGTGAGGGTCAGTGGGCCGCGGGGCACCACACCCCGCTCAACGGCAACGAGCAGTTCAAGAAGGACGACGACGGTCTCAATGTGCGGACACGCATTGAGACGATCTACTCCAAGCGGGGCTTCGACTCGATCGACCCGAACGACCTGCGCGGCCGGATGCGCTGGTGGGGCCTGTACACCCAGCGCCGCCCCGGGATCGACGGCGGCAAGACGGCGGTCCTGGAGCCGGAGGAGCTGGACGACGAGTACTTCATGCTGCGCGTCCGCATCGACGGCGGCCGTCTCACCACGCAGCAGCTGCGGGTGATCGGCGAGATCTCGCAGGAGTTCGCCCGCGGCACCGCCGACATCACGGACCGGCAGAACGTCCAGTACCACTGGATCCGGATCGAGGACGTGCCCGAGATCTGGAACCGACTGGAGGCGGTCGGCCTGTCCACCACCGAGGCCTGCGGTGACACGCCCCGCGTGGTCATCGGCTCGCCGGTCGCGGGCATCGCCGAGGACGAGATCATCGACGGCAGCTCCGCCATCGACGAGATCCACCGTCGGTACATCGGCAGCAAGGAGTTCTCCAACCTGCCGCGCAAGTTCAAGACGGCGATCTCCGGATCGCCGCTGCTCGACGTGGCGCACGAGATCAACGACGTCGCGTTCGTCGGTGTGCACCACCCCGAGCACGGCCCGGGCTTCGACCTGTGGGTCGGCGGCGGTCTGTCCACCAACCCGAAGATCGGCGTCCGGCTCGGCGCCTGGGTGCCGCTGACGGAGGTCCCGGACGTCTGGGCGGGCGTGATCGGCATCTTCCGCGACTACGGCTACCGGCGTCTGCGTACGCGCGCCCGCCTCAAGTTCCTGGTCGCCGACTGGGGTGCGGAGAAGTTCCGGCAGGTGCTGGAGGACGAATACCTGGGGCGCCAGCTGGTCGACGGCCCCGCTCCCGAGCAGCCGGTCCAGCAGTGGCGCGACCACATCGGCGTGCACCGGCAGAAGGACGGCCGTTTCTACGTCGGCTTCGCCCCGCGCGTGGGACGCGTCGACGGCGCGACGCTCACGAAGATCGCCGACCTCGCTCAGGCCCACGGCTCCGGCCGGGTGCGCACCACCGTCGAGCAGAAGATGATCGTCCTCGATGTCGAGGAGGACAAGGTCGAGTCGCTCGTCGAGGGCCTGGAGGCGCTCGACCTGACCGCCCGGCCGTCCTCGTTCCGGCGCGGCACCATGGCCTGCACCGGCATCGAGTTCTGCAAGCTGGCCATCGTCGAGACCAAGCAGCGCGGCTCGCAGCTCATCGACGAGCTGGAGCGCCGTATGCCGGACTTCGACGAGCCGATCACCATCAACCTCAACGGCTGCCCGAACGCCTGCGCCCGTATCCAGGTGGCGGACATCGGTCTCAAGGGCCAGCTGGTCGTCAACGACAAGGGCGAGCAGGTCGAGGGCTACCAGGTGCACCTGGGCGGCGCGCTCGGCCTGGAGGCCGGCTTCGGCCGCAAGGTGCGCGGCCTGAAGGTCACCTCCGAGGAGCTGCCCGACTACGTCGAGCGCGTCCTGAAGCGGTTCCAGGCGGAGCGCGAGGACGGCGAGCGGTTCGCCGCCTGGGCGGCCCGGGCCAGCGAGGAGGCCCTCTCATGA
- a CDS encoding sulfate adenylyltransferase subunit 1: protein MSTITTEELSATTLLRFATAGSVDDGKSTLVGRLLHDSKSVLTDQLEAVERASASRGQEAPDLALLTDGLRAEREQGITIDVAYRYFATPRRRFILADTPGHVQYTRNMVTGASTAELTVILVDARNGVVEQTRRHAAIAALLRVPHAVLAVNKMDLVGYDEKVFAAIAEEFTAYATELGVPEVTAIPISALVGDNVVDASANMDWYGGPTVLEHLETVPVAHDLSHCHARLPVQYVIRPQSADHPDYRGYAGQIAAGSFHVGEEVTVLPSGRTSKISGIDLLGEPVDVAWTTQSVTLLLEDDIDISRGDLIVPTKDAPPTTQDIEATVCHVADAPLTVGHRVLLKHGTRTVKAIVKDIPSRLTLDDLSLHPHPGQLAANDIGRVKIRTAEPLPVDSYADSRRTGSFILIDPNDGTTLTAGMVGESFAAPEPVKDESEDDGWDF from the coding sequence ATGAGCACGATCACGACCGAGGAGCTCTCGGCCACCACGCTGCTGCGGTTCGCCACCGCCGGTTCCGTCGACGACGGCAAGTCCACCCTGGTGGGCCGGCTGCTGCACGACTCCAAGTCGGTTCTGACCGATCAGCTGGAGGCGGTGGAGCGGGCGTCGGCCAGCCGGGGGCAGGAGGCGCCGGACCTGGCGCTGCTGACGGACGGGTTGCGGGCCGAGCGCGAGCAGGGCATCACCATCGACGTGGCCTACCGCTACTTCGCCACGCCCCGGCGCCGGTTCATCCTGGCCGACACCCCCGGCCACGTGCAGTACACGCGGAACATGGTCACCGGTGCCTCGACGGCCGAGCTGACGGTGATCCTGGTCGACGCCCGCAACGGGGTGGTCGAGCAGACCCGCCGGCACGCCGCGATCGCCGCCCTGCTGCGCGTCCCGCACGCGGTCCTCGCCGTGAACAAGATGGACCTCGTCGGCTACGACGAGAAGGTGTTCGCCGCGATCGCCGAGGAGTTCACGGCGTACGCGACCGAGCTGGGCGTCCCCGAGGTCACCGCGATCCCGATCTCCGCCCTGGTCGGCGACAACGTCGTTGACGCGTCCGCGAACATGGACTGGTACGGCGGCCCGACCGTGCTGGAGCACCTGGAGACGGTCCCGGTCGCGCACGACCTGAGCCACTGCCACGCCCGGCTGCCCGTGCAGTACGTGATCCGGCCGCAGAGCGCCGACCACCCCGACTACCGGGGCTACGCAGGGCAGATCGCGGCCGGTTCCTTCCACGTCGGCGAGGAGGTCACGGTGCTGCCGTCGGGCCGCACCTCGAAGATCTCCGGCATCGACCTGCTGGGCGAGCCGGTCGACGTGGCGTGGACGACGCAGTCGGTGACCCTCCTGCTGGAGGACGACATCGACATCTCGCGCGGCGACCTGATCGTGCCGACCAAGGACGCGCCCCCGACCACCCAGGACATCGAAGCCACCGTCTGCCACGTCGCCGACGCCCCGCTGACCGTCGGCCACCGGGTGCTGCTCAAGCACGGCACGCGCACGGTCAAGGCGATCGTGAAGGACATCCCCTCCCGTCTCACGCTGGACGACCTGTCCCTGCACCCGCACCCGGGACAGCTCGCCGCCAACGACATCGGCCGGGTGAAGATCCGTACCGCCGAGCCGCTGCCGGTCGACTCCTACGCGGACTCGCGGCGCACCGGCTCGTTCATCCTGATCGACCCCAATGACGGCACGACACTGACCGCGGGCATGGTCGGCGAGTCCTTCGCCGCCCCCGAGCCGGTCAAGGACGAGTCCGAGGACGACGGGTGGGACTTCTGA
- a CDS encoding MFS transporter: protein MDPTNGISDRPRTGWGVFTRRDFRLLWVGETVSGLGNSITVVALPLIAVVVLDANSTAVGLIAAAVWLPWLVVGLPVGAWADRTRKRPLMIACDLVSAATLVSIPLAASLDALTFPHMVAAALICGTAAVCFNTAYHSYIRIVLDGRDLLEGNAKLQGSEAATQVAGPGAAGLLAQAFGAVTALVADAVTFLVSAVCLKRIRVVEPDRSPDEARAPLRQQIMEGLRFVGRDRYLRPMVTWGALINMALMGYQAVQVVFLVRTVGLNPAMVGLLLTSSSTGGIVGALVATRVSRRFGTARGLLLLQVVTAPFALLLPMTTAGPGLLLFAMGAFLVGTGISVANIVVGSFRQTYCPPHMLGRVVATAMMINHSTIPLGSLLGGVLGDAVGYRPAMWIMTGIVAPSWLILVMSPMRREHDLPRTHEPEHRGPGRSS from the coding sequence ATGGACCCGACGAACGGCATATCGGACCGGCCCCGAACAGGCTGGGGAGTTTTCACCCGCCGGGATTTCCGCCTGCTCTGGGTGGGCGAGACGGTGAGTGGGTTGGGCAACAGCATCACCGTGGTGGCGTTGCCACTGATCGCGGTCGTGGTGCTGGACGCCAACTCCACCGCTGTCGGCCTGATCGCCGCAGCGGTGTGGCTGCCCTGGCTGGTGGTGGGTTTGCCCGTAGGCGCGTGGGCGGACCGAACGCGCAAACGCCCACTGATGATCGCGTGCGATCTGGTCTCCGCCGCGACGCTGGTGAGCATTCCACTGGCGGCGTCGCTCGACGCGCTCACCTTCCCCCACATGGTCGCAGCCGCATTGATATGCGGCACCGCGGCGGTGTGCTTCAACACCGCCTACCACTCGTACATCCGGATCGTGCTCGACGGACGCGACCTCCTGGAAGGCAACGCCAAGCTGCAGGGCAGCGAGGCCGCCACCCAGGTCGCCGGGCCGGGGGCGGCGGGGCTGCTCGCCCAGGCGTTCGGCGCGGTCACCGCGCTCGTCGCCGATGCGGTGACGTTCCTGGTCTCCGCGGTCTGCCTGAAGCGGATCAGGGTGGTCGAGCCGGACCGCTCTCCCGACGAGGCACGCGCCCCTCTCCGCCAACAGATCATGGAAGGGCTCCGCTTCGTGGGCCGGGACCGGTACCTGCGGCCGATGGTCACCTGGGGCGCCCTGATCAACATGGCGTTGATGGGCTACCAGGCGGTCCAAGTCGTGTTCCTGGTCCGCACCGTCGGACTGAACCCGGCCATGGTCGGGCTGCTGCTGACCAGCAGCAGTACGGGCGGCATCGTCGGCGCACTGGTGGCCACGAGGGTCAGCCGGCGGTTCGGCACCGCGCGCGGGCTGCTCCTCCTGCAGGTGGTCACCGCGCCGTTCGCGCTGCTGTTGCCCATGACCACGGCGGGGCCGGGGCTGCTGCTGTTCGCCATGGGCGCCTTCCTCGTCGGCACAGGCATCTCCGTGGCCAACATCGTGGTCGGCAGCTTCCGGCAGACCTACTGCCCGCCGCACATGCTCGGCCGGGTCGTGGCGACGGCCATGATGATCAACCACAGCACCATCCCGCTCGGATCCCTGCTCGGCGGAGTGCTCGGCGACGCGGTCGGCTACCGGCCGGCCATGTGGATCATGACGGGTATCGTCGCGCCCTCCTGGCTCATCCTCGTCATGAGCCCGATGCGCCGCGAACACGACCTTCCCCGGACCCACGAACCGGAACACCGGGGCCCAGGCCGGAGCAGCTGA
- the cysD gene encoding sulfate adenylyltransferase subunit CysD has product MTTAATVSEETDSPYALSHLDALESEAVHIFREVAGEFERPVILFSGGKDSIVMLHLALKAFRPASVPFSLLHVDTGHNFPEVIDYRDRTVARHGLRLHVASVQDYIDRGVLKERPDGTRNPLQTVPLTEKIQQERFDAVFGGGRRDEEKARAKERVFSLRDEFSQWDPRRQRPELWNLYNGRHAPGEHVRVFPLSNWTELDVWQYIAREGIELPEIYYAHEREVFKRSGMWLTAGDWGGPKDGETVEKRLVRYRTVGDMSCTGAVDSEADTIEKVIVEIAASRLTERGATRADDKMSEAAMEDRKREGYF; this is encoded by the coding sequence ATGACGACCGCCGCGACGGTTTCCGAGGAGACCGACAGCCCGTACGCGCTCTCCCACCTCGACGCCCTCGAGTCCGAGGCGGTGCACATCTTCCGTGAGGTGGCGGGTGAGTTCGAGCGGCCGGTGATTCTGTTCTCCGGTGGCAAGGACTCGATCGTCATGCTGCATCTGGCGTTGAAGGCGTTCCGGCCGGCGTCGGTGCCGTTCTCGCTGCTGCATGTGGACACCGGGCACAACTTCCCCGAGGTCATCGACTACCGAGACCGCACGGTGGCCCGGCACGGGCTGCGGCTCCATGTCGCCTCGGTGCAGGACTACATCGACCGGGGTGTCCTCAAGGAGCGCCCGGACGGTACGCGCAACCCGCTGCAGACGGTGCCGCTGACGGAGAAGATCCAGCAGGAGCGTTTCGACGCGGTCTTCGGCGGCGGCCGGCGGGACGAGGAGAAGGCCCGGGCCAAGGAGCGGGTGTTCTCGCTGCGGGACGAGTTCTCGCAGTGGGATCCGCGCCGGCAGCGCCCCGAGCTGTGGAACCTCTACAACGGCCGGCACGCCCCGGGCGAGCACGTGCGCGTGTTCCCGCTGTCGAACTGGACCGAGCTGGACGTGTGGCAGTACATCGCCCGCGAGGGCATCGAACTGCCGGAGATCTACTACGCGCACGAGCGCGAGGTGTTCAAGCGCAGCGGTATGTGGCTGACGGCCGGTGACTGGGGCGGGCCGAAGGACGGCGAGACGGTGGAGAAGCGCCTGGTGCGCTACCGCACGGTGGGGGACATGTCCTGCACCGGCGCGGTCGACTCCGAGGCCGATACGATCGAGAAGGTGATCGTGGAGATCGCCGCTTCCCGGCTGACGGAGCGCGGCGCCACCCGCGCCGACGACAAGATGTCCGAGGCCGCGATGGAAGACCGCAAGCGCGAGGGGTACTTCTAG
- the cysC gene encoding adenylyl-sulfate kinase: MTTGATVWLTGLPSAGKTTIAHELAGRLRAEGHRVEVLDGDEIREFLSAGLGFSREDRHTNVQRIGFVAELLARNGVLALVPVIAPYQDSREAVRKRHQANGTAYVEIHVATPVEVCSERDVKGLYAKQAAGELTGLTGVDDPYEAPESPDLRIESQNQTVQESAASVYALLSERGLA, encoded by the coding sequence GTGACGACCGGAGCCACCGTCTGGCTCACGGGTCTGCCGAGTGCCGGCAAGACCACCATCGCCCACGAGCTGGCCGGCCGGCTGCGCGCCGAGGGCCACCGCGTCGAGGTGCTCGACGGCGACGAGATCCGCGAGTTCCTCTCGGCGGGCCTCGGCTTCAGCCGCGAGGACCGGCACACCAACGTGCAGCGCATCGGCTTCGTCGCCGAACTGCTCGCCCGCAACGGCGTGCTCGCCCTCGTCCCGGTGATCGCGCCGTACCAGGACAGCCGCGAGGCGGTGCGCAAGCGGCACCAGGCGAACGGCACCGCGTACGTGGAGATCCACGTGGCGACCCCGGTCGAGGTGTGCAGCGAGCGGGACGTGAAGGGCCTGTACGCCAAGCAGGCCGCGGGCGAGCTCACGGGGCTCACCGGGGTCGACGACCCGTACGAGGCGCCCGAGTCGCCCGATCTGCGCATCGAGTCGCAGAACCAGACCGTGCAGGAGTCCGCGGCGTCCGTGTACGCCCTGCTCAGCGAAAGGGGACTGGCATGA
- a CDS encoding sirohydrochlorin chelatase: MTNKPVLLVIAHGSRDPRHAATVHALVRRVRSLRPDVRVETGFLDFNVPSVQGVLESLAVQGVRDVVALPLLLTRAFHAKADIPAVLADAPPQLRIRQAEVLGPSPLLLSALERRLYEAGLSPADKPSTGVVLASAGSTDPEAIAVIAEIAREWRHTGWCAVRPAFASASLPRTQDAVRELRSLGCSRVAVAPYVLAPGFLPDRIARGAAEADVLADVLGPAPEVARVVLERYEAARVPALAAVSA, from the coding sequence ATGACCAACAAGCCTGTTCTCCTCGTCATCGCCCACGGCAGCCGCGATCCGCGGCACGCCGCGACGGTGCACGCCCTGGTACGCCGGGTCCGCTCCCTGCGCCCCGACGTACGCGTGGAGACGGGCTTCCTGGACTTCAACGTGCCCTCGGTGCAGGGGGTGCTGGAGTCCCTGGCGGTCCAGGGCGTCCGTGACGTCGTGGCCCTCCCCCTCCTGCTGACCCGGGCCTTCCACGCGAAGGCGGACATCCCGGCGGTCCTCGCGGACGCTCCCCCGCAGCTCCGTATCCGCCAGGCGGAAGTCCTTGGCCCCTCCCCCCTGTTGCTGTCCGCCCTGGAGCGACGCCTGTACGAGGCGGGCCTGTCCCCCGCCGACAAGCCCTCGACCGGGGTCGTGCTGGCCTCGGCGGGGTCCACCGACCCGGAGGCGATCGCAGTGATCGCAGAAATCGCGCGGGAGTGGCGGCACACCGGTTGGTGCGCCGTGCGACCTGCGTTCGCCTCCGCATCCCTCCCCCGCACGCAGGACGCCGTCCGGGAGCTCCGCTCCCTCGGCTGCTCCCGGGTGGCGGTCGCCCCCTACGTCCTCGCCCCCGGCTTCCTCCCGGACCGCATCGCCCGGGGCGCGGCGGAGGCGGACGTCCTGGCGGATGTACTGGGGCCGGCGCCGGAGGTGGCCCGGGTCGTGCTGGAGCGGTACGAGGCGGCTCGGGTGCCGGCGTTGGCGGCTGTGAGCGCCTGA
- a CDS encoding phosphoadenylyl-sulfate reductase, giving the protein MTTVQDQRTTEDLKALAEQAGRDLEDASALEILQWAAETFGKRFCVTSSMEDAVVAHLASRAMPGVDVVFLDTGYHFEETIGTRDAVDAVMDVNVITLTPRQTVAEQDAEFGPRLHDRNPDLCCAMRKVEPLERGLKDYQAWATGLRRDESPTRANTPVVGWDDKRQKVKISPIARWSQDDVDAYVTEHGVLTNPLLMDGYASVGCAPCTRRVLQGEDARAGRWAGRSKTECGLHG; this is encoded by the coding sequence ATGACCACGGTTCAGGACCAGCGCACGACCGAGGATCTCAAGGCGCTCGCCGAACAGGCGGGCCGCGACCTGGAGGACGCCTCCGCGCTGGAGATCCTCCAGTGGGCGGCCGAGACCTTCGGCAAGCGCTTCTGCGTGACCTCCTCGATGGAGGACGCGGTCGTCGCCCACCTGGCCTCCCGCGCGATGCCCGGCGTCGACGTCGTCTTCCTCGACACCGGCTACCACTTCGAGGAGACCATCGGCACCCGTGACGCGGTCGACGCCGTGATGGACGTCAACGTCATCACGCTCACGCCGCGCCAGACGGTCGCCGAGCAGGACGCGGAGTTCGGGCCCAGGCTGCACGACCGCAACCCCGACCTGTGCTGCGCCATGCGCAAGGTCGAGCCTCTGGAGCGAGGCCTGAAGGACTACCAGGCCTGGGCGACCGGTCTGCGCCGCGACGAGTCCCCGACCCGGGCGAACACCCCGGTGGTCGGCTGGGACGACAAGCGCCAGAAGGTCAAGATCTCCCCGATCGCCCGCTGGAGCCAGGACGACGTGGACGCGTACGTCACCGAACACGGCGTCCTGACGAACCCGCTGCTGATGGACGGCTACGCCTCCGTCGGCTGCGCCCCCTGCACCCGCCGGGTCCTTCAGGGCGAGGACGCGCGCGCCGGCCGCTGGGCGGGCCGCAGCAAGACCGAGTGCGGGCTGCACGGATGA